The Staphylothermus marinus F1 genome has a segment encoding these proteins:
- a CDS encoding TATA-box-binding protein gives MVTDIKREIDLRPTTKIENIVATVILDQSLDLNLIESRVPNVSYQPDQFPGLILRLEKPKTTALIFKSGKMVVTGAKSTQQLIDAVKKIIKLLRKYGIKIVSKPRIQIQNIVASGDINAYINLERAAYLLEDSMYEPEQFPGLIHRMREPRVVLLIFSSGKMVITGAKEESEVETAVRNIAKKLLDLDCLLPKKSE, from the coding sequence TTGGTTACTGATATAAAGAGAGAAATAGATTTAAGACCTACGACAAAGATCGAAAACATAGTTGCCACAGTCATTCTTGATCAATCCCTAGACCTCAACCTTATTGAGAGCCGTGTCCCCAATGTTAGTTATCAACCTGATCAATTTCCAGGTTTAATATTAAGATTAGAAAAACCAAAAACAACCGCACTAATATTTAAATCTGGCAAAATGGTTGTAACAGGTGCCAAAAGCACTCAACAACTAATAGATGCTGTTAAGAAAATAATTAAGTTGCTGAGAAAATATGGTATTAAAATAGTTTCAAAGCCTCGTATACAAATCCAAAACATTGTAGCGTCCGGAGATATTAATGCATACATTAATTTAGAGAGAGCAGCTTATCTATTAGAAGACAGCATGTATGAGCCGGAACAATTTCCAGGCCTTATTCATCGTATGAGAGAGCCGCGTGTTGTCCTATTAATTTTCAGTAGCGGAAAAATGGTTATTACTGGTGCAAAGGAGGAAAGTGAAGTAGAAACAGCAGTTAGAAATATTGCTAAGAAACTATTAGATCTAGACTGTTTATTACCGAAGAAAAGCGAATAA
- a CDS encoding zinc metalloprotease HtpX translates to MIWWFYDPLVVVAMFLAYIIGFITLNIIASLIAPRVARKLSNKFSFYTSMYIAGAIVFVGGFSAIYILWLIIENLGYSILFTDLIIFVIIMNVIMYIISPVIINVSYGAQHDPELQRLVDEAARRAGMKPPKAMIVNGPPNAFAYGNFLTGKYVAVTTGMLGIVDRNELLGVIGHELGHHKHRDNFIMLFMGIIPSIIYYLGLVFMRAGLTGGYGRQERGGNPLLLLLLGVGAILLSLIIQVFILAFSRLREYYADAHGAYVAGNKEMQRALAKLHMYYSYNKEMREHIDSSKLRTLFIYALTDAIANPFYPYSYRKNISYRDIDEVIEKIKNSPVDPAKEVLSSHPPIPKRLRFLDNIFLKNERIR, encoded by the coding sequence ATGATATGGTGGTTTTATGATCCTCTAGTAGTTGTTGCAATGTTTCTGGCATACATAATAGGATTTATAACACTCAACATTATTGCTTCCTTAATTGCTCCGAGAGTTGCTAGAAAATTATCGAATAAGTTTTCATTTTATACATCAATGTATATTGCAGGTGCAATAGTTTTCGTAGGAGGATTTTCAGCGATATATATTCTATGGCTAATTATTGAGAACTTGGGATACAGCATATTATTTACAGACTTGATTATTTTCGTTATAATAATGAATGTAATAATGTATATTATTTCTCCAGTAATCATCAATGTATCTTATGGAGCACAGCATGATCCCGAGCTACAGAGGCTAGTTGATGAAGCTGCTAGAAGAGCAGGTATGAAACCTCCCAAAGCTATGATTGTTAATGGTCCCCCTAATGCTTTTGCATACGGTAACTTCTTGACCGGCAAATATGTAGCTGTAACCACGGGTATGTTGGGTATTGTTGATAGAAACGAGTTATTAGGAGTAATAGGGCATGAGCTTGGTCATCATAAGCACAGAGATAACTTCATAATGTTGTTTATGGGGATTATACCGAGTATAATATATTATCTAGGCCTTGTCTTTATGAGAGCGGGTCTTACAGGAGGATATGGTAGGCAAGAAAGAGGAGGAAATCCATTATTGTTACTGCTTCTCGGTGTTGGAGCTATTTTATTGAGCTTAATAATACAAGTATTCATTCTAGCTTTTAGTAGGTTAAGAGAATACTATGCAGATGCTCATGGAGCATATGTTGCTGGAAATAAGGAGATGCAACGAGCACTAGCTAAGCTACACATGTATTATTCATATAACAAAGAAATGCGGGAACACATAGACTCCAGTAAGCTAAGGACACTCTTCATTTACGCATTAACAGACGCGATCGCGAACCCCTTCTACCCATATAGTTATAGAAAGAACATAAGTTATAGAGATATTGATGAAGTAATAGAGAAGATAAAGAACTCACCAGTTGATCCAGCAAAAGAAGTTCTCAGTAGCCATCCGCCTATACCGAAAAGGTTGAGGTTTCTCGATAACATATTTTTAAAAAATGAAAGAATAAGATGA
- a CDS encoding metallophosphoesterase yields the protein MILRPLFREKDIDLHIVLGTPILYSRSHNMIIFSDVHLGFEESVARGLDYSSRRASTSYTGMFIPKIQLRNTLKTLSFVFKYLKPKRVLINGDLKHAFDRLLRQEREEIRELFNYLLSNGIEEIIVVRGNHDNFLPIILKDYGIELMREYELYFNNYKTLFIHGHLEKDISKYDLVVIGHEHPSLRCFNAYKFPAFLIVPTTVGNKIIVLPAMSAYHPGTSISLDHNNYLSPLIKKYGILNKARVIVSIEYEKVEDVEFGIENIVSDDLVIIDNYQLDNKGISVIEFKDIETAFLMCGL from the coding sequence ATGATATTGAGACCGTTGTTTAGAGAAAAAGATATTGATCTCCATATAGTTTTAGGAACTCCTATTCTTTATTCTAGAAGCCATAACATGATTATTTTCTCAGATGTACATTTAGGTTTTGAGGAATCAGTAGCTAGGGGTTTAGATTATAGTAGTCGTAGAGCTTCGACAAGCTATACTGGAATGTTTATTCCGAAAATCCAGCTAAGAAATACATTGAAGACATTAAGTTTTGTATTTAAATATTTGAAGCCTAAACGTGTACTGATAAACGGAGATCTCAAACATGCATTTGATAGGCTTCTCCGGCAGGAAAGAGAAGAAATTAGAGAACTATTTAATTATTTATTGTCTAATGGTATCGAGGAAATAATAGTTGTGAGAGGAAATCATGATAATTTCTTACCAATAATTCTGAAAGATTATGGTATAGAATTAATGAGAGAATATGAATTATATTTTAATAACTACAAAACACTCTTTATTCATGGACATTTAGAAAAAGATATATCTAAATATGATTTAGTAGTGATTGGACATGAACATCCTAGTCTAAGATGTTTTAATGCATATAAATTCCCGGCTTTCTTAATAGTGCCGACTACTGTTGGAAACAAGATAATCGTGTTGCCGGCAATGAGCGCGTATCATCCGGGAACATCTATTTCTCTCGATCATAATAATTACTTATCGCCTCTAATTAAGAAGTATGGCATCCTAAATAAGGCGAGAGTTATTGTTTCTATAGAATATGAAAAAGTTGAAGATGTTGAGTTTGGTATTGAGAATATTGTTTCAGATGATCTAGTCATCATCGATAATTATCAATTAGATAATAAAGGAATATCGGTTATTGAATTTAAAGATATAGAAACTGCTTTTTTAATGTGTGGATTATAA